In Myxococcus stipitatus, the following are encoded in one genomic region:
- a CDS encoding DUF2652 domain-containing protein produces the protein MATEKALLLIADIGGYTRFMKHHRFSLAHAQDAVAQLLEAVIDASGRLKLAKLEGDAAFFYSVGDDCGAFARQVADIRRAFVARRERLVVDRMCQCDGCMQVGMLTLKFVAHLGEVAFQRVKHLTELAGVDVILVHRMLKNDVPVSEYLLMTDAVHERLQPELRQLTQGLEHEFEGLGRTATHYLDLHQSGEELPAALAPKLSRRLWNKLSLELRTLKYVLGIEKPCQDFRNVEIVDTRQTPHSHPPRT, from the coding sequence ATGGCGACAGAGAAGGCACTGCTCCTCATCGCGGATATCGGCGGCTACACCCGCTTCATGAAACATCACCGCTTCAGCCTCGCGCATGCGCAGGACGCGGTGGCGCAGCTGCTCGAAGCCGTCATCGACGCTTCGGGCCGGCTCAAGCTGGCCAAGCTGGAGGGAGACGCGGCCTTCTTCTACTCCGTCGGCGACGACTGTGGGGCTTTCGCCCGGCAGGTCGCGGACATCCGCCGGGCCTTCGTCGCGCGGCGCGAGCGGCTGGTCGTCGACCGCATGTGCCAGTGTGACGGCTGCATGCAGGTGGGCATGTTGACGCTCAAGTTCGTCGCCCACCTGGGCGAGGTCGCCTTCCAGCGCGTGAAGCACCTCACGGAGCTGGCGGGCGTCGACGTCATCCTGGTGCACCGGATGTTGAAGAACGACGTCCCGGTGTCCGAGTACCTCTTGATGACCGACGCCGTGCACGAGCGGCTCCAGCCGGAGCTGCGCCAGCTGACCCAAGGGCTCGAGCACGAGTTCGAGGGACTGGGCCGCACCGCCACGCACTACCTCGACCTCCACCAGAGCGGAGAGGAGCTCCCCGCGGCGCTCGCCCCGAAGCTGTCTCGCAGGCTGTGGAACAAGCTGTCGCTGGAGCTGCGCACGCTGAAGTACGTGCTCGGCATCGAGAAGCCCTGCCAGGACTTCCGCAACGTCGAGATTGTCGACACACGGCAAACGCCCCACTCCCATCCCCCGCGCACCTGA
- a CDS encoding fatty acid desaturase codes for MSFLDRVLEPPSYGYEKNGLVHVPTAQAIAREFFSRLNILSTRKNWLALVGWTTTLSLGVPLALSFTHFFNGWFCLAGFVYGMVVLGTHGTIWFHRYATHRAFQFKNAFWRELCRNLVVKTISEEVYVISHHVHHAKAEQPGDPYNVQAGWLYCFLADVNHQGIHRDLSPKDYAQLCKLMDHTGVRLNSHAQYLKWGSLCHPAWTVLHFLVNWAVWYGLFFLIGGHALALALFGWAGVWVVGVRTFNYDGHGGGKDRRRDGIDFNRKDLSINQCWPGLITGEWHNNHHLYPHGARAGFLPYQFDPAWHVIRFGWKVGAVRSYRDFQEDFLARHYRPWLESRKQP; via the coding sequence ATGTCATTCCTTGATCGCGTCCTCGAGCCGCCTAGCTACGGCTACGAGAAGAATGGGCTGGTCCATGTGCCGACGGCACAGGCCATTGCCCGGGAGTTCTTCTCTCGCCTCAACATCCTCAGCACCCGCAAGAACTGGCTTGCCCTGGTGGGATGGACCACGACGCTGAGCCTGGGAGTCCCGCTGGCGCTCTCCTTCACCCACTTCTTCAATGGGTGGTTCTGCCTCGCGGGCTTCGTCTACGGGATGGTGGTGCTGGGCACACACGGCACCATCTGGTTCCACCGATATGCGACGCACCGCGCCTTCCAGTTCAAGAACGCCTTCTGGCGCGAGCTGTGTCGCAACCTCGTCGTGAAAACCATCTCCGAGGAGGTGTATGTCATTTCTCACCACGTCCACCACGCCAAGGCCGAGCAGCCGGGCGACCCCTACAACGTGCAGGCGGGCTGGCTGTATTGCTTCCTAGCGGACGTCAACCACCAGGGCATCCACCGGGACTTGAGCCCCAAGGACTACGCGCAGCTGTGCAAGCTGATGGACCACACGGGGGTGCGATTGAACAGCCATGCCCAGTACCTGAAGTGGGGCTCGCTGTGCCATCCCGCGTGGACGGTGCTGCACTTCCTGGTGAACTGGGCCGTCTGGTACGGACTCTTCTTCCTCATCGGCGGACACGCGTTGGCGCTGGCGCTCTTCGGTTGGGCGGGCGTGTGGGTGGTGGGCGTGCGGACGTTCAACTACGACGGGCACGGGGGCGGAAAGGACCGGCGGCGCGACGGGATTGATTTCAACCGGAAGGACCTGTCCATCAACCAGTGCTGGCCAGGGCTCATCACCGGCGAGTGGCACAACAACCACCACCTGTATCCACATGGCGCACGGGCGGGGTTCCTGCCGTACCAGTTCGACCCGGCGTGGCACGTCATCCGGTTCGGCTGGAAGGTGGGCGCCGTCCGCTCGTATCGAGACTTCCAGGAGGACTTCCTGGCGCGCCACTACCGCCCCTGGCTGGAGTCCCGGAAGCAGCCGTGA